GGTTCGTGCCCGCGGTGGCGCAGGCCCATGCCGATGCCGTCGCCGCGCTGCGCACCGCGTTCGGCACCTCGCAGGACTAGGCTTTGCCTTGCGGTCGCGCCGGTCCGCGTATTTTTCAAGCAGTGATTTGCAGCACTAGGAGACACATTCAAATGCAACGCCGCCACTTCATCGCCCGCGCGGGCATCGCCGCCACCGCCGCGGCCCTCGGTCTTGCCGCCATGCCCGCCCAGGCCCAGGCCGACAAGTTCCCGCAGCGCCCGATCCGGCTGGTGATCGGCTACACCGCCGGCGGCTCCACGGATATCCCGTTCCGCGTGCTGGCCGACAACGCCTCGAAGATCCTGGGCCAGCCGGTGATCGTCGAGAACAAGCCCGGTGCCGGCGGCGTGCTGCCGGCGCAGATGATGCAGAGCACCGCGCCCGACGGCTATACGCTGGCGCAGGTCGCCATGCCGGTCTACCGCCTGCCGTACACCACCAAGATCAACTGGGACCCGGTCAAGGACCTGAGCTACATCATCAACCTTGCCGGCTACTCGTTCGGCCTGGTGGTGCCGGCCGATTCGCCGATCAAGACCATGCAGGACTACATTGCCTACGCCAAGGCCAACCCGGGCAAGCTCACCTACGGCTCGCCGGGCTCGATGACGACGCTGCACCTGACCATGGAAGAACTGGCCATGAAGCAGGGCGTGCAGTTTTCGCACATCCCCTACAAGGGCAATTCGGAATCGATGCAGGCGCTGCTGGGCGGCCACGTGATGTCGGTGGCCGACACGCCGGCGTGGGCGCCGTACGTGGAACAGGGCAAGCTGCGCCTGCTGTCGACCTGGGGCGAGAAGCGCTCGGCGCGCTTCCCCAACGTGCCGACGCTGAAGGAACTGGGCATGGGCATCGTGCAGACCTCGCCGTTCGGCCTGGTCGCGCCCAAGGGCACCGACCCGAAGATCGTGCAGAAGCTGCATGACGCCTTCAAGAAGGCGATGGAAATGCCCAACTACCGCGAGTCGCTGGCCAAGTTCGACATGGAGCCGTTCTACATGAACACCCAGCAGTACGCGCAGTTCGCGGCGGACACCGTCAAGAAGGAAAAGGCCATCATCGAGAAGCTGGGGCTGGCCAAGCCGCAGTAAGCCAGCGCCGCTTGCGTCCAGCCAGGCCGCCGCGCCTGCCGGCCCGGCGCCGGCAGGCGCAGCGGCCTGATGCTTTGCATTGCCCCGACAAACCACCAGGGAGACCACGTCAATGGCCAAAGAGGCGTTCCGCCACACCATCCCGCTGCGCGTGCGCTGGTCCGAAGTCGATCCGCAATCGATCGTCTTCAATGCGCACTACCTGACGTATTGCGATATCTGCGTGACCGAGTACTGGCGTGCGCTGGGCATCCGATATCCGGAAGACGTGCTGCACGCGCACGGGGTCGACATCTTCGTGGTCAAGTCCACGCTGGAGTACCACGCGTCGGCGCGCTTTGACGATCAGCTCGATATCCGCGGCCGCATGGCACGGCTGGGGCGGTCCAGCATGTTGTTCCGCGTGGAGATGTACCGGGGCGACGAGCACCTGATCACCGGTGAAATCGTCTATGTGTGCGCGGATCCGGCGACGCAGAAGTCGGCGCCGATCCCGGGGGTGGTGCGGGAGATTATCGAGGGGTATGAAGTGGTGAAGCCGGCGGGATGATGGCGAAGACGCCTCGATTCCCGCTGGGTTGCTCCCCTCTCCCGCTTGCGGGAGAGGGGCGGGGGAGAGGGCAGGCGTGTGCCTTGCGACAGGGCGCGTAAGGGCACGAAAGTCTTGCCCTCTCCCTAGCCCTCTCCCGCAAGCGGGAGAGGGGACCGGCTCTCAGTCAATGAAAAGCGGTCGCCAATGCGAAGGGCAGTGGGCTTACTTAGCCACCCCCGCATCCTCCATATAAGCCCAGATCACCGCATCAAAGCTGGCATCGCTCTCGAACCCCAGCGACAAGGCCCGTTCCGCATTCCACGCCGCCGGCCACGTGCCGACGATTTTCTCGACGCGTTCTTCGCGTTCCCACGTCACCAGGTCCGCCACTGCATCGCCGGCGACGCGGCGCAGTGCATCCACCATGCCCGCCGCCGTGACCGACAGCCCCGGCAGGTTGACCACGCGGCGGTTGCCCAACCGTTCGCCTGCCAGTTCGATGCCATTGACCAGCGCCGCCACCGCAGCGCGCGGCGACAGCAGCCACAGTTTGGTCTCCGGTGCCACCGGGCAGTTCGCTGCCACGCCCGAGAGCGGCTCGCGGATGATGCCGCTGGCGAACGACGAGGCCGCCGCATTGGGCTTGCCCGGGCGCACGCTGATGGTCGGCAGGCGCAGCACGCGGCCGTCGACGAAGCCGCGGCGGCTGTAATCGGACAGCAGCAGTTCGCCGATCGCCTTCTGCACGCCGTACGACGATTGCGGGTTCAGCGCGGTGTCGTCCTGCACCACCGGCGGCAGTTCGCCGCCATAGACCGCGACCGAGCTGGTGAACAGCACGCGCGGCTTGTGGCCCAGTTCGCGGCAAGTTTCGAGCAGCGCGCGCGAGGCGTCGAGGTTGACGCGCATGCCCAGCTCGAAATCCGCCTCGGCCTGGCCGCTGACCACGGCGGCGAGGTGGAACACGACGCCGGTGTCCTGGTCGATGGCCTGGCGCAACACCGCGGGATCGGACAGGTCGCCGGTGACCACGCGCACGCGCGCATCGTCCAGCCCTTGCGGCGCGACCACGTCGAGCAGCGTCAGGCGGTCGAAGGCGACCGCCTTGCCGTCGAGGTTCAGGGTGCCGCGTTGCAGCAGCAGGCGGGCGAGTTGCAGGCCGAGGAAGCCGGCGCCGCCGGTAATCAGTACGTTCATGGCAAGAGATCTGTGGTGGTTCTGCAATCAGCGGCCGAGGTAGGGCTTGAGCCAGCCCAGTCCTTCGGACGTGCCGGCGCGCGGACGGTATTCGCAACCGATCCAGCCCTGGTAGCCGAGCGAGTCGATCAGGTCGAACAGGTACGGGTAGTTCAGCTCGCCGAGGTCCGGCTCATGGCGCTCGGGCACGCCGGCGATCTGGATATGGCCGATGCCGGCCATGTCGCGCCTGAGCTTCATCGCGATATCGCCCTCGACGATCTGGCAGTGATAGCAGTCGAACTGCACCTTCAGGTTGGCCGCGCCGGCTTCCTTGCAGATCGCCTGCGCGTCGTCCTGGCGGTTCAGGAAATAGCCCGGCATGTCGCGCGTGTTGATCGGCTCCAGCACGATGGTCACGCCCTGCGCGGCGGCCGCCTTCGCGGCATAAGCGACGTTTTCCAGGTAGGTGGCGCGGTAGCGCGCGCGGTCGGCATCGGCCGGCACCAGGCCTGCCATCACATGCACGCGGTCATTGCCGATCACGCCGGCGTACTCCAGCGCGCGCCCGATGGCGTCGCGGAATTCGGCCTCGCGCCCCGGCAGCGACGCCAGGCCACGCTCGCCCGCAGCCCAGTCACCCGGCGGGGCATTGAACAGCGCCTGGGTGAGACCGTTCGCGTCGAGGCGCGCGCGCAGCTCGGCGGCGGGATGCTCGTACGGGAACAGGTACTCCACCGCCTGGAAGCCGTCCGCCGCCGCAGCGGCGAAGCGATCCAGGAAAGCGTGCTCGTTGTACATCATCGAGAGATTTGCGGCGAAGCGCGGCATGGGAACTCCAGAGCGTAGGACGAAGCCGGGCCGGTCGCGGTCAGCGCGACCGCCCCGGCCGGATATCAGCGGTTGACCAGTTTAGCCGGCGTCAGCCATACCAGCACGGCGCCCACCACCAGGATCGCGGACAGCACGTACATCGGCAGCTGCGTGCTGTGCGTCAGGTCCTTCAGCGCGCCGACCATGTAGGGCGAGACGAAGCCGGCCAGGTTGCCGACCGAGTTCACCACGGCAATGCCGGAAGCGGCGGCAATGCCCGACAGGAACGCGGTAGGCAGCGACCAGAACAGCGGCGCGCAGGTCAGCACCCCGGCGGCGGCCAGCGACAGCGCGGCGATCGACACGGTCGTATTGTTGGTGAACGAGGCGGCAATGGCAAAGCCCACCGCACCCATCAGCGCCGGCACGATCAGGTGCCAGCGGCGCTCCTGGCGCGCATCGGCGCTGTGGCCGAGGATGTTCATGACGACGATGGCGCAGATGAACGGGATCGCCGACAGCAGGCCGATCTTCAGGTTGCCGGTCACGCCGCTGGCCTTGACCAGCGTGGGCATCCAGAACGTCAGCGCGTACTGGCCGGTGACGAAGCAGAAGTAGATCAGGCACATCCACCACACGCGGCGGTCGCTGAACACGGCGCCCAGCGAATGCCCGTGCGACTGGCCGGCGGCCGCACCGGCCTTCTGCTGGTCTTCGTCGATGTTGCGCTTGAGCACGCGCTTTTCATCGGCGCTGAGCCACGGTGCCTTGTCGATGCCGTCGCGCAGCACGAAGATCGTCACCACGCCGATCACCAGTGCGGGCAGGGCTTCGAGCAGGAACATCCATTGCCAGCCGCTCATGCCATGCGTGCCGTTGAAGGCGTCCATGATCCAGCCAGACAGCGGGTTGCCGAACATGCCCGCGACCGGGATGCCCGACATGAACAGCGCGATCATCTTGGCGCGGCGGTTGGCCGGGTACCAGTAGGTCAGGTACAGGATCACGCCGGGGTAGAAGCCCGCCTCGGCCAGGCCGAGCAGGAAGCGCATCACGTAGAACTGCGTCGGCGTCTTCACGAACAGGAACAGCGCCGAGATGATGCCCCACGTGATCATGATGCGCGCGATCCAGATGCGCGCGCCGATCTTGTGCATCAGCAGGTTGCTGGGCACCTCGAACAGGAAATAGCCGATGAAGAACAGGCCGGCGCCCAGGCCGAACACGGTCTCGGAAAAGGCCAGGTCCTGGCCCATCTGCAGCTTGGCAAAGCCGACGTTGACGCGGTCGAGGTAGGCGACCACGTAGCACAGCATCAGGAACGGCATGATGCGCCAGAACACCTTGCTGTAGGCGCGTTTCTCGATCTGGGTGTCGGTGTCGAGCCGGGCGTTGCCGCCCAGGCTGTCGAAGGCGGGCACGCTGGCCGCCGGTTGGTTGGATGGCATCGGTGGTCTCCGGGTAGGGTGAGTCTGGTCTAGTAATGTGTGCCGGCTATGCGAAGCGCAGGCATGCGCGTGCCCCGCACGGTGGCCGCAAGGCAACCGCGCCGGTCAGGTCCGTATGGCCGTGGTCAGTCGGAAAAACGGGTGGCTGTGCTACCAGCGCGCCTGGAAGGCGTCGCGCAACTCAGCCAGTGCGCCGTCGGGCAGCGCCGCGCGGGCGGCGAAGCCCGGCGTGTCCTTCATCATCATCCATAGCTTGGCGGTCTCCTCCAGTTCTTCCAGCGCGAACGCGGCGCGCGAGACGCTGGACTCCCACACCACCGGGCCGAGGCGCTCCAGCAGCACGCCGCGCACCTGCGCGGCCAGCGTGGCCACGCGCGCGGCGACCGCGGGATCGCCGGGCCGGTGATAGGGAATCAGCGGGATATGGCCGACCTTCATCACGTAGTAGGGCGTGAGCGGCGGCAGTACGTCGTCCGGTTGCCAGACACCGGCCAGCGTCAGGGCCACGAGGTGCGTCGAGTGCGTGTGCACCACGGCGTGCGCCCCGGGGTTGTTGTCATAGATTGCGCGATGCAGCGTCAGCGTCTTTGACGGCTTGTCGCCCGACACCCAGGTGCCGTCGGCGGCGACCCTGGCGACCGCGGCCGGGTCCATCATGCCCAGGCAGGCATCGGTCGGGGTGATCAGCCAGCCGTCATCCAGCCGCGCGCTGATATTGCCGGCCGAGCCGACGGTATAGCCGCGCTGGTAGAGGCTGGCGCCGATGCGGCAGATCTCTTCGCGCAGCTTGCTTTCGGTGCTCATCACTGGCCTCCCAGCTGGCGCAGCGCTTCGTCGAAGAAGTCCGGGCCGCCGAAATTACCCGACTTGAGCGCCAGCGCCAGCGGCGTGGCGCCGAGCGTGACCGTGGCCGGCACGCCGGGGGCGATCTGCGTGCCAATGCGCAGCGCCCTGACGTTCAGCGCCTGCACCACGGCGCCGGAGGTCTCGCCGCCGGCGACGACAAAGCGGCGCGTGCCGCGTGCCAGCAGGCCGGCGGCGACGGTGGCCAGGCACTGCTCGACCAGGTGGCCGGCGCGCTCCACGCCCAGTTCGGCCTGCACGGCCTTGACCTCGTCGGGGCTGGACGTGGCGTAGACCAGCACCGGCTCGTCGTGCGCGGCGGCGAAGTCCAGCGCGGCGTCGGCCACGGCTTCGCCGCGCGCCAGCGCGAGCGGGTCGATGCGCAGCGCCGGGCGGCCTTGCTCCAGCCAGCGGGCCACTTGCCCGTTGGTCGCGCGCGAGGCGCTGCCGGCCAGCACCACGCCCGGGCCGTCGACGGCGGGGACCGCGTTGGCATCGCCACGCTGCGGCAGCAGGCCGGCGCGGCGGAAATTCTCCGGCAGGCCGAGCGCGATGCCCGAGCCGCCGGTGATCAGCGGCAGGCCGGCGCAGGCTTCGCCCAGCGTGAACAGGTCGGCGTCAGACACCGCATCGGCAATCGCCAGCCGCACGCCCTCGGTGCGCAGCGACGCGATGCGGTCGGCCGTGGCCTGCGCGCCGCGCGCCACGGCGTCGTAGCGCAGCAGGCCGACCTTGCTCCGGCTCTGGCGCTGCAGCACGCGCACCAGGCTGGCATCGGTCATCGGTGTCAGCGGATGGTGTTCCATGCCCGACTCGTTGAGCAGCGCATCGCCCACGAACAGGTGGCCGCGGAAGATGGTGCGGCCGTTCTCGGGGAAGGCCGGGCAGGCGATGGTGAAATCGCTGTCCAGCGCGTTCAGCAGCGCTTCGGCGACCGGGCCGATATTGCCGGCATCGGTCGAATCGAAGGTCGAGCAGTACTTGAACACGAACTGGCGGCAGCCCTGCGCGCGCAGCCATTCCAGCGCGGCCAGCGACTGCGCCACGGCTTCGGCGGCGGGGATGGTGCGCGATTTCAGCGCGACTACCAGCGCGTCGGCCGCGCCGATATCGGCCACGGATTCGGGCACGCCGATGGTCTGCACGGTGCGCATGCCATTGCGCACCAGCGTGTTGGCGAGATCGGTGGCGCCGGTAAAGTCGTCGGCGATGCAGCCAAGGAGCGCGGTCATCGTCTGTGCTCCTTACTCGGCCTTGCCCGGCAGCTCGATGCCCGGGAAGATCTTGATCACGGCCGAATCGTCTTCGCCGCCGTGGCCGGCGGTGGAGGCCATCATGAACATCTGGTGCGCGGCGGCCGACAGCGGCAGCGGGAATTTGCTGGTGCGCGCGGTGTCGAGCACCATGCCCAGGTCCTTGACGAAGATGTCGACTGCCGACAGCGGCGTGTAGTCGCCCTTCAGGATATGGGGCACGCGGTTCTCGAACATCCACGAATTGCCGGCGCTGTGCGTGATCACGTCATAGAGCGCGTCCGGGTCCACGCCTTCCCGCATGCCGAGCGCCATCGCCTCGGCCGCGGCTGCGATATGCACGCCGGCCAGCAACTGGTTGATGATCTTGACCTTGGAGCCGGCGCCGTGCGCGGCGCCCAGGCGGTAGACCTTGCCGGCGATGGCGGCCAGCACGTCTTCGGCCAGCGCATAGGCTTCGGCGGGGCCGGAGGTCATCATGGTCATTTCGCCGCTGGCGGCGCGCGCGGCGCCGCCGGAGACCGGCGCGTCCAGCATCAGCAGGCCCTTTTCGGCGAGGCGCTGTCCCAGGGTCTCGGCAAAGCCCGGCGGCACCGTGGCGCTGGCGATCACCAGCTTGCCGGGCTGCATCCCGGCCACGGCACCATTGGCGCCGAACAGCACGGCCTCGGTCTGCTGCGCGTTGACCACCAGCGTCAGCACCACGTCGCAGCGGCTGCCCAGCTCGGCGGGCGAGCCGCACGGCACGCCGCCGGCGTCGGCAAAGCGCTGCAGCACCTCGGGGCGCAGGTCGCAGGCGTGCACGTTGAAACCGGCCCGCAGCAGCGACTGCGCGACACCAAAGCCCATGGCACCAAGGCCGATGACGCCGATATTCCTGGACATAAGGACTCCCTGAAACAGATACGGATGATTCGATGCTTGCGCCGGCGCGTCAGTTGCTGGCGCCGTGCTGGCCGCCGCTCTCGTCGGCGCCCAGCTGGGCCAGCCGGTGCGCGGCGTTGTACATGTGGTTCTGCGCGGCATTGCGCGCGGCGAGCGGGTCGCCGGCGCGGATAGCGGCGACGATGGCCTGGTGTTCCTCGCGCACCTGTCGCGAAAAATCCGCGCGCCGCGCTTCGTTGGTGCGGGTCACGCGCGTGGCGGCTTCCAGGTACTGGCTCAGGAATTCCAGCGTCTTGAGGAAATAGGGGTTGCCGGTCGCCTCGGCGATGGCGCGATGGAAGCCGACGTCCTCGGCGACGCCGTCGCCGCCCTGGGCCACCACGTCGTCCAGCCGGGCCAGCGCCGCGTCGATGGCCGCCATCGAGGCATCGCTGCGGCGTCGCGCCGCCTGCGCGGCGACCTCGGCTTCGATCGCGCGGCGCAGCTCGACGATCTGCAGCACCGATTCCAGCGCGCCGGTGTCGGTGTAGTCGATGCGCAGCGGCCGGATGCCTGCCTGCAGCGTCACGAACACGCCGCTGCCCTGGCGCGACTCGACCACGCCTTCGTACTTCAGCCGCGAGATGGCCTCGCGCACCACGGTGCGGCTGACGCCGAATTCTTCGGACAGCACCGCCTCGGTGGGCAGCTTGTCGCCGCGGGCAAAGGCCCCGCTCTGGATCTTGTCCAGCAGCTGTTCGGCAACGTTGTCGGTGAGGGCGCGGGCAGGGACTTTCTGGAACACGGCAGCTTCCCAGGTCATTCGGTAATCAGGTCATCATACAAATTTGCTATACGGCTGCCGACCCCAGGTAAACCCTGATATGGTGCAAATGGCCGCGTACGGTGCGGCCAAGGCTCCGCATTGGTGCGGCTGCGGGGCGCGCGAGCCTGGCGTATCATTGGCGCCCGCCCGTGCTCGTGGCAGGGGCGCGCTGCATTTCCACCTTCCCGTTTTCTCCGCCATGTCCGCCACCGTCCTGATCTGCCCCTGGTCCGAAGCCCGCGATCGCGCGCGCGCCATCCGCTACGCCGTCTTTGTCGAGGAGCAGGGCGTGCCGGTGGAACTGGAGTGGGACGAATGGGACGAACCCAGCTGGCATGCGCTGGCGCTGGCCGCGGACGGCACGCCGCTGGCGACCGGCCGGCTGCTGCCCGACGGCCATATCGGCCGCATGGCCGTGCTGAAGCCGGCGCGCGGCAGCGGTGTCGGCGCGCTGGTGCTGGAGGCGCTGATGCGCAAGGCCGAGCAGCTGGGCTATCCGGAGCTGGTGCTCAACGCGCAGACGCACGCGGCGCCGTTCTATGCGCGCGTGGGCTTTGCGCAGGTGGGGCCGGAATTCGAAGAGGCGGGCATCCCGCACGTGGAGATGCGCAAGCGCCTGGCCGGTTGAGGCCCGGCCGTCAGCGCGGCGCCTGCACGATGCCGGTGTCGCGCGACAGGTTCAGCGTGCCGTGATAGGCCACGTCGCCGATGCGGCCATCGGCGTCGAAGCTGCGCTCGTTCAGGTCGAAGCGCCCGTCGTGGCGTATGCGCAGTACCGTGCTGGCGCGCGTGCCATACATCGGCGAGCGGATAAAGGCCGACGACAGCAGCTTTTCCCAGTCCGGCGCCACGCCCGTGGACGGCAGCTCGAAATCGGCGGCCTGGCGTTCGTCGGCCAGCATCTGCAGGTACGGCTCGGCGCTGGCGTTGGCCTGGCCGCTGTCCGCCGCCAGCACTTCGGCGAGCGCCCCGACGCGGCTGCGCACCTTGGGCCAGGGCGTATCGAGCAGCGCGTTGGACAATCCGTACAGGCCGGGACGCAGCCGTTGCGGCTGGCGCGACGCCGAGCGGTTGCTGTACCACCACAGTTCGCGCAGGTCGCTCGCCAGCAGGTTGAAGCCGTTGTAGGCGCCGTCTTCGCCGGCAAGACGGTCGAGGTAGTCGAAGGGCGCCGCGTGGCCGCGCAGGAAGCCGGCCACCAGCTCGCCGCGGGAACGGGCGTCGGTGCGTTTTTCGGACGGGGCGCGGTAGTTGGTCAGCGCGGCGAAGCGGCCCTCGGCATTGACCCCCATCCAGGTGCCGGGTTCGCCGATCACCTCGGCGAGGTCGCGGCCGCCCAGCACCTGCGGCGCATCCTGCCACCAGTGCGCGGCCGCCGCGGGGCGGGCATAGAATTCATCGCGGTTGCCGGCCACCACCAGGGCATAGTCCGGGTGCGATTGCCAGCCAACCAGGATCAGACACATCGTTTGGCTTCCTTTGCCGCGGGGGCTGGCCGCGTCAGCGGTGTCCCACGTACTTCAGTCCGACGGTGCCCGCACGACCTCTGCGAAGGCGCCTACAGCACGTCCAGGTCGATAAAGTGTTCGGCGCGCCGCTCGCCTTCGACCCACTGGTCCAGCCCGCTCTGGCGCCACAGCCCTTCGAGCGTGGCATCGAACGCGGGCGGCACGTCGGCGTAGCACTCCATCCACGTTTGCACGCCGGCGCGGGTTTCCGGCCTGCGCATCAGCGTACCACCAATTCCGGTGGCTTCGGCGACCGTTTCCATCCAGCGGTGCCAGTGCGGCAGCGCCTCGGCGGCGACGGCTTCCGGAACACGGAAATAGACGTAGAGGTGATCGCTCATGGCAGGTCCTGTGGCAATCAGCCGGCGGCCCGGGCGGCCGGGCCGGCATCCCCGAGCGGCACGTCGTAGGGGAGGTTGGCGGTGGCCACGGCCGCACCCTCGGCGCTGCCCAGGCGCAGTGCGCTGCCAGCAGCGTCGATCTTCAGTTCGGCCAGCCCGGCCCAGCCGCCATCCGGTGCGGGCGCGGCATTGACGATCATGCCGCAGGGCTGGCCCGGGTCCTCAGGACGATAGATCTCGGCCGCGGGAGCCGGCACCTCGCCTTCGCCCTGCACCAGCCACATGCGCCGCTTGAGGGTGCCGCGGTACTGACTGCGCGCCACCACTTCCTGGCCCGGATAGCAGCCCTTGCGGAAATTGACGCCGCCGACCAGCTCGAAATTGATCATCTGCGGCACGAACTGCTCCTGCGTGGCCGCGACGATGCGGGGCAGGCCGGATTGCACCTCGAGCCAGTCCCACAACGCCGGCGCGGCGCCTGTCAGCGTGGCGGACAGCGCCGCGCGCACGGCGTCGGCGCGTTCGGCCGGCAGCACCAGCTGCCAGCGCGGCTGTCCGGCACTGTCCGGCAGGCGGATCACGGTGACGCCATCGGCCCCGGCCACGGCAAAGGGGGCTTCGGGCGCGGGCAGGCCGGCCGCGCCCAGCGCCTGGGAGGCGCCGGCGCCGGCCACGCCGAGGATGGCGTGGGCCGGGGTGATATCGGACAGTTTGGCCTTGGCGCGCAGCACGAACATCGACAGCCGCTTCTGTACCGCGGCCTGGATTTCGGCCGACAGCTGCAGCACGATGCCGTCGGCGTCGCGCCACATCAGGAAGGTCGCCAGCAGCCGGCCCTTAGGCGAGCAGTAGCCCGCCAGGCGCGCCGTGCCCGGCGCCAGGTCGTCGACCGCGTTGGTCAGCTGGGTATGCAGGAAGCTGGCGGCATCGTCGCCCGCCACGCGGACGAGGCCGAGCCCGGCCGGAGTGCAGACCACGCCGCCGGCGGTCAGCGCGTCAAGGCCTGCGGCGAGTTCCTGGGCTTGGGGATTCAATGCTGGCATTGCGAGGCAATCGTCAAAGGCAAATCGGGGGAAGAATTCCGGCTCCGAGGGGTGCGCGGCGCCTGGCCTGCGGGAGGCGCCGGCGCCACGGCTCACGGTCGGGGCCAGGCTGCCGGTTATTATATGGGGCTACGAGATTTTCGGCCGGCGCCGGTGGTCCGCGGCGGCATGCCAGTCCGCCGGCGGGCGCCCGGCACCGGTCCCCATACCTGATACATGAAACGTTTATTCCTTGGC
The window above is part of the Cupriavidus taiwanensis LMG 19424 genome. Proteins encoded here:
- the otnI gene encoding 2-oxo-tetronate isomerase, which gives rise to MPRFAANLSMMYNEHAFLDRFAAAAADGFQAVEYLFPYEHPAAELRARLDANGLTQALFNAPPGDWAAGERGLASLPGREAEFRDAIGRALEYAGVIGNDRVHVMAGLVPADADRARYRATYLENVAYAAKAAAAQGVTIVLEPINTRDMPGYFLNRQDDAQAICKEAGAANLKVQFDCYHCQIVEGDIAMKLRRDMAGIGHIQIAGVPERHEPDLGELNYPYLFDLIDSLGYQGWIGCEYRPRAGTSEGLGWLKPYLGR
- the otnK gene encoding 3-oxo-tetronate kinase, whose amino-acid sequence is MTALLGCIADDFTGATDLANTLVRNGMRTVQTIGVPESVADIGAADALVVALKSRTIPAAEAVAQSLAALEWLRAQGCRQFVFKYCSTFDSTDAGNIGPVAEALLNALDSDFTIACPAFPENGRTIFRGHLFVGDALLNESGMEHHPLTPMTDASLVRVLQRQSRSKVGLLRYDAVARGAQATADRIASLRTEGVRLAIADAVSDADLFTLGEACAGLPLITGGSGIALGLPENFRRAGLLPQRGDANAVPAVDGPGVVLAGSASRATNGQVARWLEQGRPALRIDPLALARGEAVADAALDFAAAHDEPVLVYATSSPDEVKAVQAELGVERAGHLVEQCLATVAAGLLARGTRRFVVAGGETSGAVVQALNVRALRIGTQIAPGVPATVTLGATPLALALKSGNFGGPDFFDEALRQLGGQ
- a CDS encoding YbgC/FadM family acyl-CoA thioesterase; protein product: MAKEAFRHTIPLRVRWSEVDPQSIVFNAHYLTYCDICVTEYWRALGIRYPEDVLHAHGVDIFVVKSTLEYHASARFDDQLDIRGRMARLGRSSMLFRVEMYRGDEHLITGEIVYVCADPATQKSAPIPGVVREIIEGYEVVKPAG
- a CDS encoding GNAT family N-acetyltransferase, which gives rise to MSATVLICPWSEARDRARAIRYAVFVEEQGVPVELEWDEWDEPSWHALALAADGTPLATGRLLPDGHIGRMAVLKPARGSGVGALVLEALMRKAEQLGYPELVLNAQTHAAPFYARVGFAQVGPEFEEAGIPHVEMRKRLAG
- the ltnD gene encoding L-threonate dehydrogenase, with amino-acid sequence MSRNIGVIGLGAMGFGVAQSLLRAGFNVHACDLRPEVLQRFADAGGVPCGSPAELGSRCDVVLTLVVNAQQTEAVLFGANGAVAGMQPGKLVIASATVPPGFAETLGQRLAEKGLLMLDAPVSGGAARAASGEMTMMTSGPAEAYALAEDVLAAIAGKVYRLGAAHGAGSKVKIINQLLAGVHIAAAAEAMALGMREGVDPDALYDVITHSAGNSWMFENRVPHILKGDYTPLSAVDIFVKDLGMVLDTARTSKFPLPLSAAAHQMFMMASTAGHGGEDDSAVIKIFPGIELPGKAE
- a CDS encoding FadR/GntR family transcriptional regulator — translated: MFQKVPARALTDNVAEQLLDKIQSGAFARGDKLPTEAVLSEEFGVSRTVVREAISRLKYEGVVESRQGSGVFVTLQAGIRPLRIDYTDTGALESVLQIVELRRAIEAEVAAQAARRRSDASMAAIDAALARLDDVVAQGGDGVAEDVGFHRAIAEATGNPYFLKTLEFLSQYLEAATRVTRTNEARRADFSRQVREEHQAIVAAIRAGDPLAARNAAQNHMYNAAHRLAQLGADESGGQHGASN
- a CDS encoding DUF4936 family protein — encoded protein: MSDHLYVYFRVPEAVAAEALPHWHRWMETVAEATGIGGTLMRRPETRAGVQTWMECYADVPPAFDATLEGLWRQSGLDQWVEGERRAEHFIDLDVL
- the denD gene encoding D-erythronate dehydrogenase, translating into MNVLITGGAGFLGLQLARLLLQRGTLNLDGKAVAFDRLTLLDVVAPQGLDDARVRVVTGDLSDPAVLRQAIDQDTGVVFHLAAVVSGQAEADFELGMRVNLDASRALLETCRELGHKPRVLFTSSVAVYGGELPPVVQDDTALNPQSSYGVQKAIGELLLSDYSRRGFVDGRVLRLPTISVRPGKPNAAASSFASGIIREPLSGVAANCPVAPETKLWLLSPRAAVAALVNGIELAGERLGNRRVVNLPGLSVTAAGMVDALRRVAGDAVADLVTWEREERVEKIVGTWPAAWNAERALSLGFESDASFDAVIWAYMEDAGVAK
- the otnC gene encoding 3-oxo-tetronate 4-phosphate decarboxylase; the encoded protein is MSTESKLREEICRIGASLYQRGYTVGSAGNISARLDDGWLITPTDACLGMMDPAAVARVAADGTWVSGDKPSKTLTLHRAIYDNNPGAHAVVHTHSTHLVALTLAGVWQPDDVLPPLTPYYVMKVGHIPLIPYHRPGDPAVAARVATLAAQVRGVLLERLGPVVWESSVSRAAFALEELEETAKLWMMMKDTPGFAARAALPDGALAELRDAFQARW
- a CDS encoding NRDE family protein — its product is MCLILVGWQSHPDYALVVAGNRDEFYARPAAAAHWWQDAPQVLGGRDLAEVIGEPGTWMGVNAEGRFAALTNYRAPSEKRTDARSRGELVAGFLRGHAAPFDYLDRLAGEDGAYNGFNLLASDLRELWWYSNRSASRQPQRLRPGLYGLSNALLDTPWPKVRSRVGALAEVLAADSGQANASAEPYLQMLADERQAADFELPSTGVAPDWEKLLSSAFIRSPMYGTRASTVLRIRHDGRFDLNERSFDADGRIGDVAYHGTLNLSRDTGIVQAPR
- a CDS encoding tripartite tricarboxylate transporter substrate binding protein; the encoded protein is MQRRHFIARAGIAATAAALGLAAMPAQAQADKFPQRPIRLVIGYTAGGSTDIPFRVLADNASKILGQPVIVENKPGAGGVLPAQMMQSTAPDGYTLAQVAMPVYRLPYTTKINWDPVKDLSYIINLAGYSFGLVVPADSPIKTMQDYIAYAKANPGKLTYGSPGSMTTLHLTMEELAMKQGVQFSHIPYKGNSESMQALLGGHVMSVADTPAWAPYVEQGKLRLLSTWGEKRSARFPNVPTLKELGMGIVQTSPFGLVAPKGTDPKIVQKLHDAFKKAMEMPNYRESLAKFDMEPFYMNTQQYAQFAADTVKKEKAIIEKLGLAKPQ
- a CDS encoding MFS transporter, which produces MPSNQPAASVPAFDSLGGNARLDTDTQIEKRAYSKVFWRIMPFLMLCYVVAYLDRVNVGFAKLQMGQDLAFSETVFGLGAGLFFIGYFLFEVPSNLLMHKIGARIWIARIMITWGIISALFLFVKTPTQFYVMRFLLGLAEAGFYPGVILYLTYWYPANRRAKMIALFMSGIPVAGMFGNPLSGWIMDAFNGTHGMSGWQWMFLLEALPALVIGVVTIFVLRDGIDKAPWLSADEKRVLKRNIDEDQQKAGAAAGQSHGHSLGAVFSDRRVWWMCLIYFCFVTGQYALTFWMPTLVKASGVTGNLKIGLLSAIPFICAIVVMNILGHSADARQERRWHLIVPALMGAVGFAIAASFTNNTTVSIAALSLAAAGVLTCAPLFWSLPTAFLSGIAAASGIAVVNSVGNLAGFVSPYMVGALKDLTHSTQLPMYVLSAILVVGAVLVWLTPAKLVNR